A stretch of DNA from Halobacteriovorax vibrionivorans:
GAATCAATCATTTTCTTAACGATCTTCTGTCCAAAAGCAGCCTTATCTAAACTCTCTTTTGCAAGTTCTGTAGACTCTTGAGCATTATTTGAAGTCACCCTAATCATAGAACTTACTTGCTCGATTGCCGCAGAAGACTCCTGCAATGAGAGATCTTGGTTTCGAGAAGAAGATGTTAGATTATTTGACGTAAGTGAAATATTATTTGCACTTTTAGTCATAAAGTTTGAGCTCTTTGCTAAACGCTCAAGTGTTTCTCTAATACGTAAAGAAATCTTATTAGCGTAAACAACACCGGCACTAAGACCTAGAATCACCCCAATAATTGATACAACGAGAAGTGTATAATTAAGAGAGCTTACAGTCTGATTAAATGCTGCCGCAGAAGTTACAACTTCTAGAGAAATCTTTTTAGTGTAAAGATCTAAAGCGACCTGATAACTTTCAGCTGCCTCAGGACAATGTACATGAAAGATCTCTAATAACTCTTTTCGCGCTTTAACACTTCCGTCTTTTGCTAATTCAATAGCCCTTGCACCAACCGCTTTAAAGTTTATCCACTCTTTTTCAAGATTATTAAAAATCTCTTTTTCATTTTCATCGCGGATCTTTGACTTTAACTTCTTAGCAGCATTATCGTATTTTGTAATCATCTCAAGAGTTGAGTTTATCGCTGCTTCATTTTCTGATGCGGTATTATTCTCAAGCCCTAATGTTCGAACAGAAATTCTAGTTTTCTGATAACTAACATCCATTTCATTGAGAAGAATACTGCGTGGTATAATATCGCGACTAAATTCATGAGACTCATCGCTCAATTTTGAGATTCCAAAATAGGATACAGTACTAATCGAAATGCTAACAATTGATAAAAAGACACATAGTAAAATTAATTTAAACTTAAAACTTTTGTTCATTTATCACCCCTAGTTATCGCAACTATCGGGCAATAAGATCAATAACTTAATCTTTGTTTATGTAGTTAACCTTAATTCAACTGTTAACCCTTGCAAATTCAACTGTTAACCTTCTAAGTTAAATAATGGCCTTTTATAAATAAAAAAATCTAGTGAGATTCTATCTTGTCACAGGCCCCTTGATGCTTAATTGGAACACCCTTGCATCGAGCATTACATGAGCTACCATAAGTTTTTCCATCAACACCACAAACAGGTTTCCAAATCATAGGACATACACAAGTAGATGGTTTAGGCGGAGAAACATGAGAAGGCTTATTTTTCTTTTTTTCAACAACTTCACAAGCACCATTCTTTATATCAGTTGCTCCTGAAGACTCTGCCATACAAGCATTTGTATAAGTAACTCCATTGGCACAAACCGGAAGGTAATCTTTTGAACAAAGAAGAGCATATATTTGAAACTGAGATAAAATTAAAAGAAGAGATATTATTTTCATAAATAAATTATAACACAAAGGCTTCAAATGGCCTTAATCTTGGAATTTCATGCGCATCATGTTAATAATAGTGCCCTAAACGACTAGAAAAAGGATAAGTACATGGAAAACTTTATTGATCAAATTATCAAAAATTTAAGTGCCAATGGTTTCCCTCAAAAGAAGGTTTCTCTACCAACAGAGAAAATGTATGAAATCGCAGATTCAAAAGGTCTTAGTCTAAATAAAGTTCTCGATGAACTTCGTGAAAAAAAGATGATCGGTAGTGAAATTGGCCCAGAAAAAATCATCTTCTCAATGGAGAAGTTTGAGAATCAAGAAGATATGTATGCAAAGGCACAAGAGATGATGTCTCAAATGTCACCTGAAGAAATGCAAAAGATGCAAGAGATGGTTCAAAATATGACACCAGAACAGCGTGAACAAATGATGGAACAGGCCCGTAAGATGGGGATGCTCTAATAAAGTCATTCTTTAGCCTCCCACTTTCACAACTAGAGTCCTTTGTAATTGAGCATGGGTTTACAAAAGTCCATGCTCAAACAATTTATACTCAAGTTTATAAACACAGTAAGAAGTCGTTTCACGAAATTGAAGGCTTACCAAAGAAGCTCTACCCTCTTTTAGAAGAAAACTTTATTTTTGATTTTCTTGAAATAGCAAAAGTTCAAGAGTCTATTGATGATAAGACCATTAAGTTACTTTTTAAGCTTAGCGATGGACGCACAGTTGAAACCGTTTGTGTCCCCTTTCAAAAGAAGTACACTCTATGCCTATCTTCTCAAGTTGGCTGTTCAATGAAGTGCTCATTCTGTTTTACAGGAACACAGGGCCTTACTCGCTCCCTTAAAGAAAAAGAGATCATTCTTCAATATATTCAAGCGTATAACTTCATTAAAGAAAAGTTTAATGGCCATCAAGCGGCTCCTAATATTGTCTTTATGGGCCAAGGTGAACCACTTCATAATATTGAAGAAGTAGCACAGGCAA
This window harbors:
- a CDS encoding HAMP domain-containing methyl-accepting chemotaxis protein translates to MNKSFKFKLILLCVFLSIVSISISTVSYFGISKLSDESHEFSRDIIPRSILLNEMDVSYQKTRISVRTLGLENNTASENEAAINSTLEMITKYDNAAKKLKSKIRDENEKEIFNNLEKEWINFKAVGARAIELAKDGSVKARKELLEIFHVHCPEAAESYQVALDLYTKKISLEVVTSAAAFNQTVSSLNYTLLVVSIIGVILGLSAGVVYANKISLRIRETLERLAKSSNFMTKSANNISLTSNNLTSSSRNQDLSLQESSAAIEQVSSMIRVTSNNAQESTELAKESLDKAAFGQKIVKKMIDSMNGIDSDIVEMVEELGSNTEKMQKIINLIEKIEERTQVINDIVFQTKLLSFNASVEAARAGESGKGFSVVAEEVGKLAEMSGHASIDISEMVSSSVKEVNRMITESNETLNSLVSKVRDSVNSGTRVAGECGDILESIVESVDDVTKAINEISTATFEQAKGIEELQSSISSIDLSSRSNTGIAEEASKVAGKLLNEVVHVNKSIDEIETAILGDEAAPKAA
- a CDS encoding Kazal-type serine protease inhibitor family protein; the protein is MKIISLLLILSQFQIYALLCSKDYLPVCANGVTYTNACMAESSGATDIKNGACEVVEKKKNKPSHVSPPKPSTCVCPMIWKPVCGVDGKTYGSSCNARCKGVPIKHQGACDKIESH